Proteins from one Cryptomeria japonica chromosome 4, Sugi_1.0, whole genome shotgun sequence genomic window:
- the LOC131040977 gene encoding auxin-responsive protein SAUR76 produces MVKMQGASGILRKWRKWSMGYQVLSLPVPTSFKRNKRSPVTVVVGKEKKTFKVESQILEYYQFQPLLEKASVGDRECCIFLTCDAILFEHMLWLVDTHDPSLRSLNVELLLEFYAQESDHPNTASSLLWD; encoded by the coding sequence ATGGTGAAAATGCAAGGAGCATCAGGGATTTTGAGAAAATGGAGAAAATGGTCCATGGGCTATCAGGTACTGTCCCTACCGGTGCCCACATCTTTCAAGAGAAATAAAAGAAGCCCAGTTACTGTTGTggtgggaaaagaaaagaaaaccttcaagGTTGAGTCTCAGATTTTGGAGTACTATCAGTTTCAACCTCTGCTGGAGAAGGCCAGTGTTGGGGACAGAGAGTGCTGTATTTTCTTGACCTGTGATGCAATCCTCTTTGAGCACATGTTGTGGCTGGTTGATACCCATGACCCATCTCTTCGTTCTCTCAATGTGGAGCTGCTCTTGGAGTTTTATGCCCAGGAATCAGATCATCCTAATACTGCATCCTCGTTGCTCTGGGATTGA